The Vitis vinifera cultivar Pinot Noir 40024 chromosome 18, ASM3070453v1 region TGGAAATGCGTCTCTTCATTTCATAAAGGTGAAAGTCTACCTTGTGGAACGGTGAAAGAAGCTAGAAACTAAGCAACAAAATGGTCCATCTTCCATCAAGTATCTGCCCCCTTGTTTTTCGATGCTGCTTCTATTGAAGTCATTCAGAAAATCATAGCATCCACCTGGAAAactcccctttttttttaaggctCACTCTTTGCCCATTCTACTGTCTTCTAAGACTAGCGCCCTCCTGAGATTTATGGCATGCATACAGTGCATTATTAATATAGCATTCAAGAGGAGGATTCAGATTAACCGATGAAAACGCCCAACCAAGTATGTACCCAAGTTCAAACTTCCTAAATGATTCCATCAGATGAAGATCAAATCAGCTCTTTTGTCAACCTTCGCCTCACTTTCAAACATAGCTTACCAGAGAAGTGCAATTCAAGGGCTTACAAAGAGTGCCTATAGCTTGAAGACTGAAATTCTAATTCTAACCCAGGGCCAAAAGTCAGCGCCCTTTGGTGGGCGGCACACTGTTAACTCATTATCCCACATTATAATATAAGActgataatttttttgaattatcaAAATATGGTTAAGCTTGCCTTTTTGCTGAAATAAATTCCTGAAATTATGCAATTAAcctgagttttttttttttttcttcaattatgCTAACTTCAGTGTTAAAGAACAGAAAAAGCATAATTGGAATGGTAAACCTTCAAATACAAATGCAACGAGTTCATGATTGCAATCTGCATGGCTCCAAATAAGCCTTAAGAATGTATTATAATAGCAGGCATTAGAAGTCATTCTTCCTTCACTTTTCCAACCCAATTCTTCTTATGatcattatattatatttgcaCAAGATAGACATCAGGGCTTCATCATCATTTAATGGTTTATGCCTCCCTTTCATGGCAACAAATGGGTGATGGGATGCCCAAACACACCGTGGGCTGTTGCAAACCGCTCCATTAACTCAATTTTGTTCTGGGTGTTATGAACATTTAACCAAAAGATAGATTATTGTTTATGCTTTTAGTTCCACATCAAAAGGAATTTGCGAGATAAACAGGAaccataaataattaataaccatGAGAGTATACAAGTAACTTCAAACATGACCCAGTTTCACACATCAGACATCCCCTCAAAAATCAACCACAATCACAAATCAACACAAGCCAACAGAAAACTATGAATGAAAACAGACTCCACACAAGCATTAGCACCAACCCACACACATATGAACCAGGATGCAACCCTGGCGTTTAAGGATTTCTTCACATGTCAATCTCTACTCCATCCAAAAGCTAATAAGACGTGTGATGATTATATGAAACTATGCACCGGAAGCTCAAGGGCTGGTGGTTGAGTGGGGTGGGGAAAGAGAAGGGAAGGGTATGTCCTTTGGAAGAGTAGGGATGCTAGGCAGCGTTGGCTTAGGCAGGTCAGGTAGATGGGGTAGAGGAGGGACTTCTGGCAGTTTTGGCACCTCAAGCTTTGGCAAAGGTGGCAGTTCAGGCTTCTCCAAAGCTGGGACATGTGGAACAGTAGGCAATTCAGGCTTGGGCAAAGTTGGCAACGTGGGCTCTGGTAGAGTTGGGACATGAGGCAGAGGTGGAAGCTCAGCCTTGGGAAGAGTTGGCAGTTCAGGTTTCTGCAAAGTGGGGAGTGTAGGAAGAGGTGGCAATTCTACCTTGGGAAGCTCAGGAACCTTAGGCAGTGCGGTTTCCTCCAGAAGGTGACGAGATGCAAAAACTTCTTTGCCACTCATTAGGGACAGAGTTAGGAGCAGCAGAGGCAACAGAATGGATGGTTGATGGTGATGAGCCATTTCTGAATTGCTAAAAGACTTGGGCTTCTGAATTGATGGTAGAAGTTTCTTCTGAGAATGGTTTGCATACAGGGGTTGGCTTTGGGGTTTTATAGATGAGGGATGATGTTTTATGAGATTGGGAACTTAAGCTGAGTTGTTGGGATTGGGAAGAGCTTTGTGTTGTTAGTTGAACTTCTCATCCATCACTTCCAAATAATCAAATAGATTTGGTGGAGGGTTTTGCCATATGTAGCAGGGATCTTGATTAAAGTCAATAGAAGTTCATCTGCCTGGTGTTATCTTCATTGATATACTACTAGTTCCATGTGAATGAAGAACATCTTGCTGATTGGATTGTTGATTACAATGACTAGTTTCCCAGGTGGACGATGTAGGATTTGTACTTATCAACCAGCAGATTAAAACCTTCCCATGTGAGCTTATTGATTGAAAAATATTCTACCAGTAAGGCTTCTAAACAATTAATATTTACCAATGTCTTAAGATTGGATTAAAAATTCGTTCAACAAAGATTATTTTTAGGATAACAACTGGTACAAAGGTCAAAGGAATTTCTTGAATACCCAATAAttaacaaacaaacaaacaatgcAGTAACAAAATGGCatcctaaagaaagaaaaaaggaacaagaaaaggagcaaataaaatttaactttacTGTATCATATGCAAGCAACATAACAGTTAAGGCTGAGTGGCATCCCAGGCCCAAGCCATATGGATTGTGGGCTTTGGACTTCTTTGCCAAGTGCAAATATTTCACTTCCTAGTAGCAATATAGAAACATACAAAGAATTATCTGCtcttttttaaggaaaaaaaaacaataaacaaagaaataaataaaacagagCGTTAGCAATGGCCATGGTTATTGCTGAGAATTGAATGGAAGAGGAGGAAGATATGGAGGTGAGGGAAATGAACAGGGAACAGATGAGGATTCCGGTTAGGGTTTTGGTTGGTTCAGGGTGTGGTAGAAGTCTAGAAGATGAGAGGCATTGAGCAATTTCACGTGtccttttatatttaaaaaataaaataaaaataagggttACAAAGGGATAGATGGGATGTGTAAATAGAACTTTGAGTTTATATATGCTTttaattttatacaaaattatatagaatatcATTGAATCTGACCAAGAAGTAATTTGATGAAACATTTAGAATATAGAATTTCTTTAATTGCACAATCATATTTTACATGATTGCTTGCAATGAAGCTTGTGATGAGTTTGCCAAGAGATGTCCTGGGCTAAAAAAACCTCctaataaataattgaatgcTGTACGATGTCTATGCTGTTCCTGTGATTTCCTTTTTAATCCTTATGACATTTTCAAAGAGATAAGAGATAAGAGAAGTAGGAGGCAAGTGGGGGGAAGCGTCGAAGAGATAAGAGAAAACATATGCCATTTTCAATTCCAAATGGATTTTCGATATTTACAAGCAAAGAGAAGTTAATTACATTCTCATGCAATGGTGAAAATCTAGCTTGTGGGATAGAGAAGTAGAAACTCAGCACCAAAATGCTCGGTTTTTGACCAAGCATTTGGGCCCTTCTTTTTCAATGCTGCTTCTCTTGAAATCAATTGTCCACTTCTCAAATGTACAGTTCAGAAAATCATAGTAACCTCCATGGATAGAAAGAAGTCCTTTCCTTTCTCTGTCTTCTATCCATGGATACGTTAGCAGGTTCAGCAAGGAGTGGTTGATTGATTCCTGTAAAGATTAATGAGTAAAACTCACTTCAATAGCCACCAAGTTAAGACTCAGTCTTTGCTAGTTCTACTGTTCTTCTAAGACTAATACTCTGTGAGCTTTATTGTATTCACATAGTGCATGATTAGAATAGCAAAGAGGTTTAGATTAACTGATGAAAAAACCCTACCAAAAATATATCTTGGTTCAAACTTAAGAAATAATATGATCAGATAAAGATCAATCAATGTAAGACACCTCTTTTATCAGCCTATGCCTCATTTTCAAACATAACTTACCACAGAAATGAAATTCAAGAGCTTACAAAGACTGCCTAAAGCTTGAGACTGAAAACCAACTTTAAGGGAAAATTCATGCCCTTTTATGGGGCAAAATAGAGTTGACTCAGTAACTCAAAATCAATCATATAAAactgtcatttttttttcttctaaatatattaaaattttgttaagcTTGGCAAGATTCAAACACTTCCAGACAGAATGAAGCTCAACTCTGACCAGTTTTTTGCCAAGCTGGTCCAACATTTAAGCAAGTTTGAGTTAATTTGACTATATCATAAGCAAAGCATTTATGACAGCAGGAGATCCTACTTTATCAGGTAGAAATATCAAATAATCAGTTCAGAAAGAGTGTGATAAATAAAAGGAACCTTCTCACAGTATTTGCATTGCTGGTAAAAGCCAAGATGGCCGGCAGCAGCTTTTGTTCTTAATTTTGCAACTTTCCCATTGGCAACCCAATTTTCAACAAAGCTACTGAAAATAGAGATGAACTGTGATAAGAAACTGGAGCACAAGCCACATTGAAGATCAAGCAAGCACAAGTCATGGGtatatgagaaagaaaagaagttgCCAAACAGAACCTGGAATTCACATCATCTCGCATCCTCACAAGGGTCTCAATTCCTGCGCAGCTACTGTGTCCTATGACTAATATATTTTCAACCTAGAGAAAGCAATAATCATTTTGTCATTCCCAATtcccaagtaaaaataaaagtttatacaATCATGGAGAACATGCATGTGAAAGTGAAAGCAATATAACAGAAATCTTTGAATTtcttcaggaaaaaaaaaaagaaaagaaaaaaagaaagggaaaatctATAGCCGACCTTATATTCGGTGTACGCAGCACAAGGACAAAGTAATCATATATTGCATGGTAATATTAATCATGAAGATCATTAATTTTGCATGTAACCCCAAATAGAAGTAAACTTTCAAAATCAACCTGCATTATTAAAGATTTTCCAAGAACAATGCATGCCTCTAGTTTGCTAACATTCACTGCTTCTTCCCACTTAAATTCGCACTCAAAATTTTCCTGTAAAAACCTTATATTTTTGTCAAGTATTTTAGAGCACAAATTAGCTTCCCAAGTTTCCAGCAATATTTTCCCATTTGTGCCCAAAACTTGAGATTATCCTTGGTGCTGAATAATCTCTGAATCATAAATTTGTCAAAGCAAGGGATGTTTCCCTCTTGCTACAATTCTCATTACTCAAGAATCAAATTACTGAAGGCTTCTAATTAATGAATGTGAGGGGTCAGAGACACTTCCTACTGTAGCCTCAAGGACACACCATTCTGTGCTTCTGTCAATGACCAGAAGTTCAGAGATTTATTGAATGGAATCACTTACTTCAAGAGTATTCACAGCAAACTCGAGGGCAGCATTAGTTTCTGATGGTCCGTTCTgcagaaagataaaaattaacaGGACTGGTTAAACTCGAATAACAGATCATATTGAAAATTTGCAGTTCAGTAACTTGGCTTTTAGTTaaagttgaataaaaatatGAGTCGATACCTCTACTGGGGGCACAAGATTTGCCACATTTCTTATCATGAATGCTTCTCCTGGTTGAAAACCAAGGATGTTGGAAGGGCATACCCTCGAGTCTGCACAAGCGATCACCATGAACTGTTCTTGAACTTATCAGTTTAAATATAACTGCCCAAGTTTATTTGCAACAAAATAGGGCAGAGTATAACAGTGTGTGCTTAATCATGATTTCACTTAAGGCCAAAAGGTCTGCTAAATATAgagaatcattaaaaaatttgagtaTGTTTATACCTTTGGAGATTGAGCTTTGGCAAGAGCTTGAAAGTGCTCTGGTTCTTCCCTGTTCAAAGCATGAGTTAGTTATCATAAAAAAGGCAAAACAGTTCTCTTAAATCCAGGAAATCCTTCATTTCAATGCTAGTTGCTACTTACAGGTACTTTTGCTTCTTGAAACAGAGAAACCTGTGCTTCAACTCTTCAAAAAAATCCAGTCCCTGATCAGTTTTATCCAGACTTTCCATTTCATTTCCCATCTTATTGCTCATAAGGTGTTGACCACATCCCAATGAATCACTTGAAGCCTCCAATCTTGAAACCAAATTTCTCCTACAAGTGGAGAAGCCAAAGTGTGAGTGCAATTCTTAAAGTATTCCTAGGTTAAAATCAAAGTACAGTCACATGGAAAAGTTAATTTCTGGAACAGTCTTATCTTTCAGGTTACTGTTGAAATTACAGTTGTATTGAGGTTTCTCATAAATCACATCACCAGGAAGCTTTGTGccgaaaaaaaatctaagaaagGAGAAAGGTTCCCCAAACCAAAGACAAAATGCTTACATGATGTGACCATTATGTAAGTTACAATGAAAAGATCAAAACAGTTATAGGCTGTATCTGTTCAGTGAGAATTGGATTTTGTTTGATGTTTCAATTGTACAGAAAGTAACAGAATGCTGAATTAGTACTAAAGGTTCCAATTTCCAGTTCCAAGGTGCCAATTCTACAACCAAATGCGGCCTAACAAACAGAAAAGGATAATCAAGAATCCGTAGCAGCATTCAGAAGAAACTCTTCTTATTTGATAGAAGTGTATGAAGGAAGAAGTGCGGACATTGCTAGCACTATTTCTCTTCACaaagttatttttcattttgagtCAACACAAAAGCACCCATCTCCCGTCTCCTACTAAACACACACACTTGCATCAAACCGTCCCTCATATATTTGATTGGGTTACTTCTAAAAcgaaaacaaaaactaaaagaaaagagGGGGAAcaagggaaggaaaaaaaagaaaaaaaaaatgatgaagaatgcAATCCAGATCAGAAGTAAAAACAAGATTAAGAGAAATATTTACTTGACTGAAGGTAACGATCCCAAATGGGTTTCGCCAACTCTCACCAATTTCTTCCGAGAATCAAAGATCTGAAAAATAAACAGAAGAAtcaataagggaaaaaaaaaaaaaaaaaagcacgcAGAGTCTTATGGAAAGTGGAGGGAATAAGAATGCAAATGAATGGGAAGAGATACAGGCGATTTGTGGAGAAGACCCATGAAGGAATTAGTGGGTCCGGAAACAGAAGAATCGAATGATACAGAAGAAGGTCGAAGAGCTGCCATTGTTGATCCAATCCAACGAATTCCAGAGCCTGGCATGAAGAACCAAATTAGGGTTTTCAATCCACATATATTAAACCGGGGCTCCGATAATCAACAGATCatcatgaaaaatacaaaactaTAACGGTTCAAAATCATGTCAAGACTCAAGACTAAAGtgacaacaataataataattaataagaaaaaggtAGTTACGGATCCGCGAGTGCATGGCTCTGTTCCCGCTCTCAAGTTTGGTATGTTTTTAACCACCACCACCCATATTTAAAACTTACTATAGAATATGATGGTAGAAACTTAAATATTCAGATGAGTACATGCTTATCCATGTGAGGAAATATCACgaggacccaaaaaaaaattaaattaaaaaaaaaaagtgaaaaaaaaggcACTCATGGCATTCTTATCCAAATCCAATGCCCACATAAAATTAGACCCTTTGAAGGGTCACCGACCAGGACAGTCTTGCATCTCTATTAGCTTTCTTTGATTTGCCAAAACATATGTTTCCATTCTACACGTAACTGACAATAGTTTTGATTCTTGAAGCTCATCCTTGTTTGCCAAGATAGACATTTCCTCGTAGAGTGCATCTCCCCATAAGGTGTATGCTTCATTTTTGTCTCTCTTTTAGAGGGCTATTAGAAGTACATAATTAAAGTCTCCCAGCACAATTTTCAAGTGGAATTTTTGGATTGAATTATAATCATTActtaatggaaaagaaaaggcaCTGTTCTATTTCTACCTGAAACAAATATGCTGCTGCATCTGTAGTgcagattttttttgtttattttttctctttgtcaATGGGGGGTTTTGTAGGAAAGAGCTTTCATGTTGTCTGGAAAAACATCCTCAAGACTCTGAATATTAAACGAGTGGAATGAGGTTGGAAATGGAAATAGCTAACGTTGTTGTACAGTTGTGTGTATTAGAATTTagaaacaaaatacaaaaaggaaaaattcaaaaatctaaATCAAACACTGGTATTTGATCAAGGGTTAAGAAGAAGCGTTTGAAGTAGAGAAACGAGGGCGCTTGTGAAGTGGGAACACCCCGGTGGACCCAAAACCCGAAGCCCGATTTTCCACCACAGCTTTCAATGCCCTTCTCAAATTCCCAAGTTCAGCCTCCCCACCACCACCCCACTGCATCACCACCACGCTCTTCGTCCGCCCTCCCACCGTCGCCATCTCGGCCCGCACCACCCGTGCCCTCACCGAGCCAATTGCCTGCGTCAGATCCCGGTTCAAACTCGGTCTATCCTCGCAGCACAACGTCGCCTTTATCAGCCTCTCATCTCCCTCGTAGTACCCCAAAGTCACCTCGTCCGTCTCTCCAGGAAACGTCCACGACTCCGATCCACCGCCGCTGCAGCATCCGTCTCCGTTCTGCCCCGCCACGTCAGCAGCGCGCTTCCTGAGCTCCGTCACGTGCCGAACCACCTCCGCCAGCAATGACGCCTTGTCTGTCTGGAGAGAACAAAGTAGTTGAAAATGTAAGAGCGTGCGACTAAATTAGCCTTACAACGCCGCGACAAAGAAAAAGCATCACTCACTTTGGTGGTGTTAGGGAGGAGAGTGCGGAGAGTGGAGAGGTGAGCGTTAATTCGCTGTCTGCGCCTCCTCTCAGCCTCGCTGTGGCTGTTGCATGCAGCCGTCGATTTTCCCTCCACCCTTGTTCCTGAATCCCCATCCTCCAACTTCAACTTCATCTGCTGAACAGGTTCATAGTAGCTTTGAAACGGAAGCATTTTCTACCCAAAAagcaagatttaaaaaaataataataataaatgaaaatataaatattgagaGAAATGAAGAGTTTCTACACATGGCACATAAAAGAATCTTAACGATGTAAATATTGAATGGAACCTCAATTAATTGTTGTAGTAGAAGATATGATAGGGATCAGGGAGCTCCAAGATGAAGATATAGTCTGTCTGGAATAATGGAAAAAACCCCTGACTTTTTGAAGAAAGAGGAAGAAGGGGTTGCatagagaaaaatatattagGAGAATTGGAAGCTCAAGTTGAAGTAGTAGACTTGTAGTGTACTGGTTGTGGTGGTAGAAAGTGAAAATGAGAGGTGTTGGAGAGAAACCACccccccttttctttttttaccggGGACAGTTAAAAAAGGTGAACCATTGCCCATTACCCATTACCCATTAACCGAGGAATAGGACCAAAAGCTAAGATGGGTAGAAGGGAAGAGTGAAGTAATAACAGGGTGATTGCAGAGAGAATGAGGTAGAAGAGTATGTGAGATCACACTTGGGACTTGGGACTTGGGATTCATTTTCGAAGTACATATCTAGACTCAGTtgtttcaaattaattattgaCGACGAGTGTATTTGATAACGGTGGGTGTAGGAGCATTTGATAATTCTGAGGTGAAATGTCCATTTGTTTCATTCATTCTCGTTTATCTAGTGGGGATTTCACTGAAAATGCCTTCATAAAGTGGAGCATAATGCTCCATCCTAATTCTAGATTTGGTCACAATTTCCACACCTAAAGGACTTATTGGCGTACGTAAACCTGTGTGGTTGTTGGTGGGTGTCCTTTCAAGACCCAACGTGAATAGGAGTGTGTATCAACTATCCACCACGCTTTTTGTGCACATAATGAAAGATCATTTGCAAATGGCAATGTAACACGGCAAAAGTAGGTCCGAAGGTGGAAAAGAAAGGTAGTCGGAGTCACACTCCAAACTCCATCGACGTGGATCAAGTGAGTGCTGGGTGGTGGTGCTGCTGCTGGAGGAAGGCGTGGAAAGGCGAAACGTGGCACAATCACTTTCAATGAACAGTAACATATTACGGCGGCGCCGACAGCTTTTCTAAGGGAATCAAAAGTGACAGCAGCGATTATGAGCCGACAACACCCCCTTTGTGCCTTTGTCACCACGCTATATTTCaccctttttttctctctttgttttttttagccTCGGCAACCATGGTCACCTTCTCCACCGTCCGTTCTTGAACCCACTCTCATTCCTGGCCCTTCGATGTCTTTCCTTGCTCTTCATCCTATTACTTGGTTCTCCTCCTTTTCGCTTCTTTCAACCCAGAAAGGACCCCATGTTGGGATTCATGACAATCACAGCAACATTAGCAAAGGTTCGTTCGAGAGAAAACGATTCAAAGTGGAAAAGGAATCCGATGTGGGATGGaagattttgatgaaaatgagGAAGGGAGCGCCTTATGTTACGTGTTGGTTATTATTCCCCAGCACATtagcaataataatattgatgGCAATTTTATTTGTGgatttttgtgattttaataCATAAAACAGTCGGTGAATAGTTCAAAGGAAGCAAAATATAAGATGCTTTGTCCTTTATTATGGAATGTATCCGCCGGACGTATCAATTCAAATTTCAGCAGGTTGTCTCCTTCCACAGTGCCATCCCAGAGCCCCTAATTGTATGCAGAAGCATGCATACATGAATATTCATCCCAAGTTCTGTTGATACTTGGAATGCTTTTTCAAGAAAATCAATGTTACTTTCTCAAAAATATATTACAACTAGAGTTGCATACAATAATAGATTGCTAAAACGTGCGGCCTGTTATGATGAATTAGTGTTGAATGAGGAGGGACGTCTGAACGCTCAAAAACAGGTGAAGAAAGGCAATGCTGGCTCTGGATGCGAGGCCCCCACAGCACCATTTATTATAATGAAAAGTAAAGAGTAAAATCAACATCTAATGGCAGGCAAGGAGAGACAAGGAGGTCAGGGCAGGGCAAGGCAGTGCAGGAACAAAATTCCTAATTCTTGGCTACCAGGATGACGTCTACATACACACTGCAAACAGACAGGTTCCCATCCCTCATTCTGTCTTGCACTTTGGGTCCACAACTGTACCTGCCTCCTTTGTCTTCATCAACCAAGCTTCAATATTCATGTGAGCTTCTTGTCAGACCCCCAGATCAGGTTGGTTTGAGTTCAAATTTATATATGCTTAATGGAAATATTTGTTAGGGAAGACATGGGGTTTAAGGCATGAACAACCCTTTTGGTTCACACCCATCCCCCACCCTACCTATTAGGCTTTTTACCTTCAAAAATTAAGAGCAGGAATGAAAAGAACGGAAGGCCCCCAGCAAAGACCTGATGTCCTTTTATATTCCATTCCCTGACCCTAGTGTGGGGCCTAGTCTCTTCAAAATTGACCACCATCCATTTCTCTGATGAGGATTTCTTCACTAGTTCAGACTTTTAAAGGCTGGGGAAAGCAAAGATATGGGgagaggaaaggaaaaatgCAGAGAGAATGGTTGAGACAAAGCTTAAAGTAACCAGGAATGGGAACAGTAAAAACCTTACTGTCCCAATACCCATACCCCACCCCAGTCAAATATGTACAAGCTACTGAAAACCTTCCCTTCACCATCCATGCTTATGAACTTGGCTAACAAGTGATAAGAATGAATTTCCAAGATCTACTCAAGAAAagcaatgaaagaaataaacaatgttttaaaaatcaaattgatcattaaatcgaaaaaattatcaattcacGATTCATTGATTAAATCATGATTGAATCAGTgttgttataaatatataatttatatattattaaaatttaaaataattataaaaattaaaattaaaatttatatattatttaaaaattaaaattttatttgaaaatcataaaattatttacaaatcagaaaaaaaaagtttgaaattagaaattaaaattaaaatcaaaattttaaatttatttttaaatccaaaacttattttaaaatcataaatttatttaaaattataacattttcatgaatttaaattaaaatagaaaacataaaataatggaTATAAACTAAtaaggtaaataaaataataataaaaacaaaaataaaaaaatccatgaGGAAGTAAAAGGACAACTGAAAAGGAAGGGGGAAGAGAGGCAGTGCGTAATaggagaagaggaagaagagggTGGTGGGGGCGCACGCTTGGAGCATATTCGGAGCAGAAGAAGGATGTGGTggtggggtgggggtggggtGGCGCAGGCTGGCAACAGAAGATGGGGCCAGCTGAGGCTGGAGGCGCACGCTAGGAGCAGAAGGGTCACGACGGCTGAGGCGGAACTGGAAATGGGGAAAAGAGAAGGGGGTTTTTTTGAACTGTTCGGTTCAGCCAAAACCAGCCAGGTCAACCTGTTCCGGCGGTTTCGATGCTGGTTCAAAGGCTGCCCGAATCAAATGGATGAATCAGACCAGATTCGTGACCAACCAGCAGTCGAGCCTCTCGAACCGAgataaaatgattaaacaatgtcagttttttttgtattaatgagATTCTATGTCATAAACTTTATCCTTCTTCCTTTACTTAAACCCTACAAGATAAAAAAACCTACCCCATTTTGAAGCTAAATTAGAAGTTTCTAATTATTAAAGTTAGGTTATagaagaaattgaatttaagtcAAATATGTTATTAGAATCTTA contains the following coding sequences:
- the LOC100245391 gene encoding carbonic anhydrase, chloroplastic isoform X3, which translates into the protein MHSRIRSGIRWIGSTMAALRPSSVSFDSSVSGPTNSFMGLLHKSPIFDSRKKLVRVGETHLGSLPSVKRNLVSRLEASSDSLGCGQHLMSNKMGNEMESLDKTDQGLDFFEELKHRFLCFKKQKYLEEPEHFQALAKAQSPKFMVIACADSRVCPSNILGFQPGEAFMIRNVANLVPPVENGPSETNAALEFAVNTLEVENILVIGHSSCAGIETLVRMRDDVNSSSFVENWVANGKVAKLRTKAAAGHLGFYQQCKYLCKRLLVDQNIHKQGCHFHRHHMGISILKCIQLIHSGYHRGSWTLLASSLPYLQMILQGFKKEGRLMKFICQINYLHVNYSIAISFNNDGKMVSAMSQGRAGHCSIQLQLRISEHKPS